GAAATTACAGGAAATTCGAAATTGCTTTTCGAAATGATTTTCAACTTGGTGGACAACTCCATCCGCTACACGGAACAAGGCGGAAAGGTCGTTGTCGTCGTTGAAGAAAACGCCATTGTCGTGAAAGATACGGGCATTGGAATTCCTGAAGAATGCCAGTCCCGCATATTCGAACGGTTCTACCGCGTGGACAAGAGCCGTTCCAAGGAAACTGGCGGCACGGGCCTTGGACTCTCCATTGTCAAGCACATTGCCGAAGTCCATCATGCTGCAATACATCTGAAATCGACTGTCGGATTCGGCACCGAAGTCAGAATTGATTTTAAATCTTCTAAAACAACTAAGGTCGTATGATACTCGCTATTTTAAAAATGATAGGTTGCCTTGCTCTCCTCATGTTCGGCATGAAGACGATGAGTGAAGGCTTGCAGAAACTTACCGGTGGACACCTCCGTACTGTTCTTGGGACTATGACAAAGCATCGCGTGGGCGGACTTTTGACCGGTACGTTCGTGACCGCCGCCGTGCAGTCTTCGACGGCAACGACTGTGATGACCGTGAGCTTTGTGAACGCGGGACTCTTGACGCTGAAACAGGCTATCCCCGTGATTATGGGCGCAAACATCGGTACGACAGCGACCGCGTGGATCATGTCGATTTTCGGATTCCAGTTCAACATGAGCAGCGTTGTTTGGCCGTTCTTTGGGCTTGGAATCGTGCTCACGTATGTCCGCAAAAATAGCGTGAAGAGCTTTGGTGAATTTGTTTTCGGTTTTGCCTTTATGTTCCTCGGCCTTACGACGCTCCGCGAAAACGCCGTGGCGATGGATTTGTCGCATAACCAGACGATTATCGACTTCTTTGCCTCGACGGGTGGCTGGGGCATTTTCAGTACGCTTTTGTTCCTCTTGCTCGGCGGCATCCTCACGATGTGCGTGCAGTCTTCGGCAGCCATCATGGCCATTACGCTTATCCTTTGCAGTAGCGGCGTGCTCCCGATTTACCAGGGCATTGCACTTGTGATGGGTGAAAACATCGGTACGACGGTGACTTCGAACTTGGCGGCTCTTTCGGCAAGTACGCAGGCTAGGCGCGCGGCTTTGGCTCACATGCTCTTTAACGTGTTCGGCGTGGTGTGGATTCTCATTGTATTTAACCCGTTTGTGAATATGGTTTGCCATGTGGTTGGCTTCGATCCGACATTTGTGCCGCAAACTCAAGAAGAAATCGCCCAGGCGAGCGTTCGTGTGACGTATGCGCTTTCCGGATTCCATACGGCATTCAACCTTTGCAACGTGCTCCTTTTGATTTGGTTCATCAAGCCGATGGAAAAGCTCATCTGCAAGATTATCAAGGACAAGGACGATGGCGAAGATTTCCGCATCAAGTTTATCAGTGGCGGCCTTATGAGTACGGCCGAACTTTCGCTCTTTGAAGCCCGCAAGGAAATTAACGTTTTTGCAGAACGCACCCTTGAAATGTTCCGCTTCTTGCCGGACCTCCTCAAGATGAAAAATGAAGAGGACTTTGTAAAGCTGTTCGCCCGCATCGAAAAGTACGAAGGCATCAGCGACAGGTTCGAAATTGAAATTGGTGAATACTTGAACAAGGTCAGCGGCGGTCGCTTGAGTATCGAAAGTAAGACGATGTTGCAGTGCATGCAAAAGGAAATTTCTGAAATCGAAAGTATCGGCGATGCTTGCTACAACATGGCTCGCGCCATCAACCGCAAGTTCCATCTTGAGGAAGATTTTACCGAGGAACAGTACAGCCGCATAGAAAACATGATGAAACTTTGCGACCAGGCGCTAGTGCAGATGGTGGATGTTATCGAGGACAAGCCGCATACGAAGGCTTCGAATACGATGACGCTTGAATTTGAAATCAACGATTACCGCAAGATA
The DNA window shown above is from Fibrobacter sp. UWB16 and carries:
- a CDS encoding Na/Pi cotransporter family protein, producing MILAILKMIGCLALLMFGMKTMSEGLQKLTGGHLRTVLGTMTKHRVGGLLTGTFVTAAVQSSTATTVMTVSFVNAGLLTLKQAIPVIMGANIGTTATAWIMSIFGFQFNMSSVVWPFFGLGIVLTYVRKNSVKSFGEFVFGFAFMFLGLTTLRENAVAMDLSHNQTIIDFFASTGGWGIFSTLLFLLLGGILTMCVQSSAAIMAITLILCSSGVLPIYQGIALVMGENIGTTVTSNLAALSASTQARRAALAHMLFNVFGVVWILIVFNPFVNMVCHVVGFDPTFVPQTQEEIAQASVRVTYALSGFHTAFNLCNVLLLIWFIKPMEKLICKIIKDKDDGEDFRIKFISGGLMSTAELSLFEARKEINVFAERTLEMFRFLPDLLKMKNEEDFVKLFARIEKYEGISDRFEIEIGEYLNKVSGGRLSIESKTMLQCMQKEISEIESIGDACYNMARAINRKFHLEEDFTEEQYSRIENMMKLCDQALVQMVDVIEDKPHTKASNTMTLEFEINDYRKILKDLNIEDINAQRYSYQIGVHYMDVVNDCEKLGDYVVNVVEAHVNHRLLGK